The proteins below come from a single Epinephelus moara isolate mb chromosome 19, YSFRI_EMoa_1.0, whole genome shotgun sequence genomic window:
- the LOC126406525 gene encoding zinc finger MYM-type protein 1-like, translating to MLSVLKTHILEEVKNVDYLAIQADETTDISTHCQLVLVLRYIDTHNNIQERFFEFIPLQNATADTIATSLLERLSTILPAGQESRLIAQAYDGAAVMRGATGGVQRKVRDVYASAHYVHCYAHQLNLIMQQATSHIPRISTFFSDLGGFAAFFSQSFKQTSVLDQVVAHRLPRTLTTRWNFHSRAVNTVYEHRDDLLQCFQTIRDSGDFDPLTVREAGGFVRMLEDEDFCFFLALFHKIMPHMDMLFNQLQKRNIDSVYITGVIQRFTDRMQNIRDSIHSLGEEYIRSVQQQPTKKWRKLGQGEQQQLATEFPDAAVETTVEAYPMLNKAKLRTELSLIYENDEFKACGGALTLFQFFMENNLQATFAETVSLFKILITTPMTTAESERCFSTLKRIKTFLRNTMTQDRLNALAMLSMDKNLVRNIPDFNNRVIESFATQKDRRAKFLYK from the exons ATGCTGTCAGTGCTTAAAACTCACATTCTGGAGGAAGTAAAAAATGTGGATTATCTTGCTATTCAGGCAGATGAGACAACTGACATTTCCACCCACTGCCAGTTGGTGCTTGTGCTACGGTACATCGACACCCATAACAACATCCAAGAGCGTTTTTTCGAGTTCATACCTCTTCAGAATGCAACTGCTGACACAATCGCCACATCATTGTTGGAGAGGCTGAGCACCATCCTCCCTGCCGGACAGGAGAGCAGACTGATCGCCCAGGCCTATGATGGGGCAGCAGTGATGAGGGGAGCCACAGGTGGAGTACAGCGTAAAGTAAGGGATGTGTACGCAAGTGCACACTACGTCCACTGCTATGCCCATCAGCTCAACCTCATCATGCAGCAGGCAACATCTCACATCCCCAGGATCAGTACTTTCTTTTCAGACCTTGGTGGATTTGCTGCATTCTTCTCCCAGTCATTCAAGCAAACCAGTGTGCTTGATCAAGTGGTGGCACACAGACTTCCTAGAACTTTGACAACCAGGTGGAACTTCCACAGTCGTGCTGTTAACACTGTGTATGAGCACAGGGATGATCTCCTTCAGTGTTTCCAGACCATCAGAGACTCTGGTGACTTTGATCCTCTAACTGTCAGAGAGGCCGGGGGCTTTGTGAGAATGCTGGAAGATGAGGATTTCTGCTTTTTCCTGGCATTGTTTCACAAGATCATGCCACACATGGACATGCTGTTTAACCAGCTGCAGAAGAGGAACATCGACTCGGTCTACATCACAGGAGTCATCCAGAGGTTCACCGACCGCATGCAAAACATCag GGACTCCATTCATTCTCTGGGTGAGGAATACATTAgatctgtgcagcagcagcccaCAAAGAAATGGAGGAAACTTGGACAAGGAGAACAGCAGCAGTTGGCTACAGAG TTCCCGGATGCAGCAGTGGAAACCACCGTGGAGGCCTACCCCATGTTGAACAAGGCCAAGCTCAGAACAGAGCTATCCCTCATCTATGAGAACGACGAGTTCAAGGCTTGCGGTGGTGCACTGACTCTGTTCCAGTTTTTCATGGAGAACAACCTTCAGGCCACATTTGCTGAGACTGTCAGTCTTTTCAAGATTCTCATCACCACACCCATGACAACAGCAGAATCAGAGAGGTGCTTCTCTACTTTAAAGAGGATCAAGACCTTCCTGAGGAACACCATGACGCAGGATCGCCTGAATGCTCTGGCCATGCTCTCCATGGATAAAAACCTTGTCAGAAACATCCCTGACTTCAATAATAGGGTCATTGAGAGCTTTGCCACTCAGAAGGACAGAAGGGCAAAATTCCTGTACAAATAG